The window GCGAATCGTCAAAAGATCCGGCGTCCGGGGCCGTCAGATCGGTTCCCCGAACGCGTACATCGTCTCGTGGGCCGTCACCTCGAGGTCGACGAAGTCGCCGGGCTCCAGGCCGTGGTCGTCGGCGTTCTGGACGATGATCTGTCGGTACGCCGAATCCCGACACTTCACGGAGTCGGCGGTCCCCTCCTCGACGACGAGACAGTCCTCGCGCCGTTGGCCGACCATCGACTCGTAGACCTCGCTCACGATCTCGCGTTTGAGGGCGCTCATCTCCTTCGAGCGTTCCTTCTTGACGGTACCGCCGAGGCCCTTCATCTCGGCGGCGTCGGTGCCCGGCCGCTTGGAGAAGCGCGTGACGTTGATCTTCTCCGGCCGGGTCTCCCGCAGGAGTTCGAGCGACTGCCGGTGGTCGTCCTCGGTCTCGGTGGGAAAGCCGACGATGAAGTCCGTCGAGAGCGTCCAGTAGTCGAGACGGTCGTCGAAGGTTTCGACGACCTCGAGGTACTCCCCGACCTGGTGCTGGCGGCGCATGTCGCCGAGCACGTCGTTCGAACCGGACTGGACGGGCGCGTGCAGGAAGTCGTACAGCTCCTCGTTGTCCGCGAAGACCGCGGCGAGTTCCTCCCGGATGCCGTGGACGCCCTTCGGGTTGGCCATCCCCACGCGGACGCGGAAGTCTCCGTCGATCTCGCAGATGCGCTCGAGCAGGCGGTGGAGCTTGCGCTCGCCCTCGTCCCAACCGTAGACGCCGGTGTCCTGGCCCGTGATGCGGATTTCCTTCGCGCCGGCGTGGACAAGGGCGCGGGCCTTCTCGACGTTCTCCTCGATCGACGGAGAGTCGATCTTGCCGGTGGCCTTCTTCGTGATGCAGTAGGAACAGTCGGACATACAGCCCCGGGCGATCGGGAGGATGCCGACGACGCCGTCGAGGATCGGTTCGACGTCGGGGGTCGTCGTCGGACACTCGCCGTTGGTGACTGCCTCGGGGACCTCGTCCCAGTGGAGCACCCGACCGTCGACGTCGGCCTCGGCGAACTCCTCACCCTGAGCGAGGGCCATACAGCCCGTGATGTAGAGGTCGGCGGTCTCGTCGGAGAGTTCTTCGGCCCGCCGGAGCATGTTGCGCTCGGTCTTCTCGACGACGGTGCAGGTGTTGAGGATGGCGACGTCG of the Halobiforma lacisalsi AJ5 genome contains:
- a CDS encoding tRNA (N(6)-L-threonylcarbamoyladenosine(37)-C(2))-methylthiotransferase, whose protein sequence is MARYHIETYGCTSNRGESREIERRLRDAGHYRVDGPEEADVAILNTCTVVEKTERNMLRRAEELSDETADLYITGCMALAQGEEFAEADVDGRVLHWDEVPEAVTNGECPTTTPDVEPILDGVVGILPIARGCMSDCSYCITKKATGKIDSPSIEENVEKARALVHAGAKEIRITGQDTGVYGWDEGERKLHRLLERICEIDGDFRVRVGMANPKGVHGIREELAAVFADNEELYDFLHAPVQSGSNDVLGDMRRQHQVGEYLEVVETFDDRLDYWTLSTDFIVGFPTETEDDHRQSLELLRETRPEKINVTRFSKRPGTDAAEMKGLGGTVKKERSKEMSALKREIVSEVYESMVGQRREDCLVVEEGTADSVKCRDSAYRQIIVQNADDHGLEPGDFVDLEVTAHETMYAFGEPI